One region of Peribacillus simplex genomic DNA includes:
- a CDS encoding glycosyltransferase family 4 protein, translating into MRILHLNAGNETGGGMFHIMSLLNQLNKEECLLGVFEDGELYRRALSSGIQTELFKQHSKFDLSILKPLRDFIRLNNIDIIHTHGPRANIYGAFLKRFIKRPWLLTVHSSPHHDFLGQGVKGKLFTGLHLKSFKYADHILAVSDRFKQGLIDQGIDSSKITKILNGIDFEKELPFPFQRDDFGFGADDFIIIMPARLEPVKGHEFALAALSEVVSKFPHVKLLLLGDGSRRTALEEIVSEKGLSDHVFFLGYREDLERIYPMGDVTLLTSLSESFPLVLLEGARSGLPAITSDVGGVKELIPDGGKGWITDIGNVDQLNLAICNALELKKSGDLTKIGSDLQKFAKNNFSIEILAKNVYNVYLRMKN; encoded by the coding sequence ATGAGAATCTTGCACTTAAACGCTGGCAATGAAACTGGCGGCGGTATGTTTCATATTATGTCCTTACTGAACCAATTGAATAAAGAGGAGTGCTTGCTTGGTGTATTTGAAGATGGTGAACTTTACCGGCGGGCCCTGTCTTCCGGGATACAGACCGAACTTTTCAAGCAACATTCCAAATTTGACCTTTCAATTTTGAAACCTTTACGGGACTTTATCCGTCTTAATAATATAGATATCATCCATACCCATGGACCGCGGGCGAATATATATGGTGCCTTTTTAAAGCGCTTCATTAAACGCCCTTGGCTCCTTACTGTTCACAGTTCACCTCATCATGACTTTTTGGGTCAGGGGGTAAAAGGAAAATTGTTTACGGGACTTCATCTAAAGTCATTTAAATATGCAGATCATATACTGGCAGTTTCCGATCGCTTTAAGCAAGGCTTGATTGACCAAGGAATCGATTCGTCCAAAATAACAAAGATCCTAAATGGAATCGACTTTGAAAAGGAATTGCCTTTCCCCTTTCAAAGAGATGATTTTGGGTTTGGGGCAGATGATTTCATCATCATCATGCCTGCAAGGCTTGAACCGGTGAAAGGTCACGAATTTGCCTTAGCGGCATTAAGTGAAGTGGTATCGAAATTCCCCCATGTAAAACTGTTGCTTTTAGGGGACGGGAGCAGGAGAACTGCTCTGGAAGAGATTGTCTCGGAAAAGGGATTATCCGATCACGTGTTCTTTTTGGGGTATCGTGAAGATTTAGAAAGAATCTACCCAATGGGGGACGTCACGTTATTGACTTCCTTAAGCGAAAGCTTTCCACTGGTTTTACTTGAAGGAGCAAGGTCCGGTCTTCCGGCTATCACTAGTGATGTTGGCGGTGTAAAGGAATTGATTCCGGATGGGGGAAAGGGCTGGATTACAGATATAGGAAATGTCGATCAACTGAACTTGGCGATCTGCAATGCTTTAGAATTAAAAAAATCCGGGGACCTGACAAAGATAGGGTCGGATTTACAAAAATTTGCAAAAAACAACTTTTCTATAGAGATTTTAGCCAAAAACGTATATAATGTTTATTTGAGGATGAAAAATTAA
- a CDS encoding LCP family protein produces the protein MSTTRRVYKVKKTKKKRRKRLWLLLVPLLVLGLGATTYAATIYLKAQDVFKNSYDPVEASAKRSEAVDPLKDNFSILFIGIDDSDKRDYKGHSRSDALILATFNKDQKSIKLLSIPRDSYVYVPAKGVTTKINAAHAAGGPKATMDTVEELLDIPVDYYVRMNFNAFIDVVDSLDGIKVDVPYEINELDSHDKKNGIHLEKGLQTVDGEEALAFARTRKKDSDIQRGERQQEVLKAIVAKAASAGSITKYTDVMEAVGDNMTTNLQFSQIKGFIKYVTTDKGLNLETLKLEGRDSYINGTYYYQLNDTSVANTKQILRSHLNLGPKEGNQTEAVQSQIQK, from the coding sequence ATGTCTACTACTAGGCGTGTCTATAAAGTTAAAAAAACAAAGAAAAAAAGGCGGAAGAGGCTTTGGTTATTGCTTGTTCCCCTACTGGTACTTGGTCTAGGGGCCACTACGTATGCTGCAACTATATATTTGAAAGCCCAGGATGTTTTCAAGAATTCCTATGACCCGGTTGAAGCTTCAGCCAAGCGGAGTGAAGCGGTAGATCCCCTTAAAGATAATTTCTCGATTCTTTTCATAGGGATCGATGATAGTGATAAACGTGACTATAAAGGACACTCACGTTCGGATGCTTTAATCTTGGCCACATTCAATAAAGATCAGAAATCCATTAAACTTTTAAGCATCCCCCGTGATTCTTATGTGTACGTTCCAGCCAAAGGCGTAACCACGAAAATCAACGCAGCCCATGCTGCAGGTGGACCAAAAGCAACGATGGACACAGTTGAGGAGCTACTCGATATCCCTGTCGATTATTATGTCCGCATGAACTTCAATGCTTTCATCGATGTCGTGGATTCATTGGATGGAATCAAAGTCGACGTACCTTATGAAATAAATGAACTGGATTCACATGACAAGAAGAATGGCATCCATCTTGAAAAAGGATTACAGACCGTTGATGGTGAAGAAGCATTAGCCTTTGCAAGGACACGTAAAAAGGACAGTGATATCCAACGTGGTGAGCGTCAACAGGAAGTCCTTAAAGCCATCGTCGCCAAAGCAGCTTCTGCTGGGTCCATAACGAAATATACAGACGTAATGGAAGCTGTCGGTGACAATATGACGACGAACCTACAATTCTCACAAATTAAGGGTTTCATAAAATATGTGACTACCGATAAGGGACTTAATCTTGAAACCCTCAAACTTGAAGGTCGGGATTCTTACATTAACGGAACCTATTATTATCAACTTAACGATACATCAGTAGCGAACACTAAGCAGATACTTCGATCCCACTTGAACCTGGGACCAAAAGAAGGCAATCAAACAGAGGCTGTTCAATCACAAATACAAAAATAA
- the murJ gene encoding murein biosynthesis integral membrane protein MurJ, with product MPTISHVIKSVGLVTIIAAIGKVLGFGRESIIAAYFGASSMADVFFVASLIPTILFTALGSGLQAGVIPIYLEKKANNPLKADEFISVLGSFFMLVAGFMTIACMIFTKPLVIMVAPGFSDSELALTESLTRIMLPSLLFFTLSYMATGVLNANKRFILPALTSTAQNTVIIAATVLFAAPFGVEGLAWGFVFGAASQFLIQYPSLKRFGIRPIVSFLPHKRQIVQTLYTFYPIIIAALAIQLNSVVDRIIATSLETGSVSALNYANRLLWLPLSIVLTPLITVLYPTIVERALIGYQSFLNLTLKGLKSLLFLAIPFMIVMLISGNSLITLAFQRGAFDASATETTYNAFTFYSACLPFFALRDYLMNAFYALKKTKVAMYSCLFAVLLNVLLSWVLSRYLGVGGIALATGISMLLQSLYLFGFLWLKTERTDKAAFRDVFQESGKLIIIGTIIFGLALWVHPLTETFPIIMELVIISLLVFGLYFALAMLFKVSSLQAMKRIRSK from the coding sequence ATGCCTACTATTTCACATGTAATTAAATCGGTCGGGCTAGTCACTATTATTGCAGCCATTGGAAAAGTCCTCGGATTCGGGCGGGAATCGATCATTGCCGCCTATTTCGGTGCATCGTCAATGGCAGATGTTTTTTTCGTGGCAAGCCTCATACCAACCATTTTATTTACGGCCCTCGGCAGCGGTCTTCAGGCAGGCGTCATTCCCATTTACTTGGAAAAGAAGGCGAATAACCCTTTGAAAGCTGATGAATTCATCAGTGTTTTAGGTTCCTTTTTTATGTTGGTAGCCGGATTCATGACCATTGCCTGCATGATTTTCACAAAGCCGCTCGTCATAATGGTAGCCCCCGGTTTCTCTGATTCGGAACTTGCTCTGACGGAGTCCCTGACCCGGATCATGCTGCCAAGTTTACTATTTTTCACACTTTCATACATGGCGACGGGAGTCCTGAATGCGAATAAGCGTTTTATTCTTCCAGCACTCACTTCGACTGCACAAAACACGGTCATTATAGCAGCCACCGTTTTGTTCGCTGCTCCCTTTGGGGTTGAAGGGCTGGCTTGGGGATTTGTGTTCGGTGCGGCCAGTCAGTTCCTTATTCAATACCCATCATTGAAGAGATTCGGAATCCGGCCCATCGTCTCTTTCCTGCCTCATAAAAGGCAGATCGTTCAAACACTGTACACCTTTTACCCGATTATCATCGCCGCTTTGGCGATCCAATTGAATAGTGTCGTCGATCGGATCATTGCCACCTCGCTCGAAACCGGAAGCGTATCAGCTCTGAACTATGCGAATCGGCTGTTGTGGCTGCCATTAAGCATTGTCCTCACGCCGTTGATTACCGTATTGTATCCTACAATCGTCGAGCGGGCACTTATAGGCTATCAATCTTTCCTTAATTTGACCTTAAAAGGGCTGAAGTCACTTTTATTTTTAGCCATTCCTTTCATGATCGTCATGTTAATCAGCGGCAACAGCTTAATCACTCTGGCTTTCCAACGCGGGGCTTTCGATGCTTCAGCCACCGAAACGACCTATAATGCATTTACCTTTTATTCAGCTTGCCTCCCATTCTTTGCATTAAGGGATTATTTGATGAACGCCTTCTATGCCTTAAAGAAAACAAAAGTGGCCATGTATTCCTGCCTGTTCGCCGTATTGCTTAATGTCCTGCTCAGCTGGGTCCTATCACGTTATCTTGGTGTCGGCGGAATTGCCTTAGCCACAGGGATATCCATGCTCCTGCAATCTCTCTACTTATTCGGCTTCCTATGGTTAAAGACAGAAAGAACGGACAAGGCCGCTTTCAGGGATGTTTTTCAGGAAAGCGGCAAGCTGATCATCATCGGAACCATCATATTCGGACTTGCGCTCTGGGTCCATCCGCTTACCGAAACGTTCCCCATCATTATGGAATTAGTGATCATATCGCTTTTGGTATTCGGATTATATTTCGCATTAGCCATGCTTTTTAAAGTAAGCAGCCTGCAAGCAATGAAAAGGATAAGATCAAAGTAA
- a CDS encoding O-antigen ligase family protein produces the protein MKFIEKQSLFILIMCLLVPLAVPYPITGYIATVLMLVFIGINKKNLLLILFIYFPARPLLMELNSGLTYTGDLIILTLFISLLMENFKKYEWQISKYHFTVPFWLFCLVGAVAGLLNGVGIFPILFELRALLVTFLLLYIIGELNLERKDIFRFLKVILIFTIFLCLHGILEKIFSRTILLPHEWEMWNLSPTNRMRIYGAPANPNVFALFLSIQLFLSFFLFQSLKKYKPFVFLASILLSGTLLLTYSRGTMIAFGFAALVFIIWTRNISFLKYAVGAFGLGLLLIYYPVLFASSKVEVSASVPMENMEIGSTPTSEHEHALSNRFSEMFSNTTLHQSTEWGRLYVLIKGLEIFKDHPITGTGLATFGDSATLSFSSPIYQEYKIGERMYTDNQYIQILVQTGVLGFLAVLAFILFTYRKIIKSRNGTLAVFTICLMLAALLAGLFYNILEDKTFTLFFYSCLGFCLQKDIILKD, from the coding sequence TTGAAATTTATAGAAAAACAATCGTTATTCATTCTAATCATGTGCCTGCTCGTCCCATTAGCAGTGCCTTACCCTATCACCGGTTACATAGCAACGGTGTTAATGCTCGTTTTTATCGGTATAAATAAAAAAAACCTGTTATTAATTCTATTCATTTACTTCCCTGCCCGTCCCTTATTGATGGAACTGAATAGCGGCTTAACCTATACAGGTGATCTGATCATCCTCACCTTATTCATTTCTTTGCTTATGGAAAATTTCAAAAAGTACGAATGGCAAATTTCTAAATATCATTTTACTGTGCCATTTTGGTTGTTTTGTTTAGTTGGTGCAGTAGCTGGACTCCTAAACGGAGTGGGTATCTTCCCCATCCTATTCGAACTCCGGGCATTGCTTGTTACATTCTTGCTTCTTTACATTATCGGTGAATTAAATCTAGAAAGAAAGGATATCTTTCGCTTTTTGAAGGTAATCCTAATATTTACAATCTTTCTTTGCCTGCATGGCATATTGGAGAAAATCTTTTCGCGTACGATCCTGCTGCCCCACGAATGGGAAATGTGGAATCTTTCTCCAACTAACCGGATGAGGATTTATGGAGCACCTGCCAACCCTAATGTATTTGCCTTATTCTTAAGCATTCAGTTATTCCTTAGTTTCTTTCTATTTCAGTCGCTGAAAAAATATAAACCCTTCGTCTTCCTAGCGTCCATCTTACTTTCTGGTACGTTACTGCTCACCTATTCACGGGGTACGATGATTGCATTCGGCTTCGCGGCGCTCGTGTTTATAATTTGGACTAGAAATATATCATTTCTCAAATATGCTGTAGGCGCATTCGGTCTCGGCCTGCTTCTGATTTATTACCCTGTTCTATTCGCTTCAAGTAAAGTGGAGGTATCCGCATCGGTTCCCATGGAAAATATGGAAATTGGCAGCACTCCCACTTCCGAACACGAACATGCCCTTTCCAATCGATTTTCTGAAATGTTCTCTAATACGACTCTTCATCAAAGTACAGAATGGGGCCGGTTATATGTCCTAATCAAGGGACTTGAAATTTTCAAAGATCATCCCATAACTGGCACAGGGCTAGCAACCTTCGGAGATTCTGCCACCCTTTCCTTTTCCTCACCAATCTATCAGGAATACAAAATTGGTGAAAGGATGTATACCGATAATCAATATATCCAAATTCTTGTTCAAACTGGGGTGCTTGGTTTTCTCGCGGTACTTGCATTCATTCTTTTTACCTACCGTAAAATCATTAAATCGAGAAATGGCACTTTAGCGGTATTTACTATCTGCCTGATGTTAGCAGCATTGCTAGCAGGACTTTTTTACAATATTCTAGAAGATAAAACGTTTACACTATTTTTTTATAGTTGTTTAGGTTTCTGTTTACAAAAGGACATCATTTTAAAGGATTGA
- a CDS encoding WecB/TagA/CpsF family glycosyltransferase, producing the protein MTEKFVEILSIPFIDSNMDEFMNGMIYPRLMNQEKTFVVTANPEIVEYANEHQDYKDIIMSADYITPDGIGIIMASKWLNQPLQERITGFDLMNELFRVADEKALKVYLLGAEEHIIETAALKVKELYPGLELVGYNHGYIDIKDDSLAKSIAELEPDIILTALGFPRQEKWVSRHYPLFKKGIFMGVGGSFDVLAGKVNRAPVFWQKMRLEWLYRLIQQPSRWKRMLALPRFVFKVRRLRKTVQRS; encoded by the coding sequence ATGACAGAAAAGTTTGTTGAGATACTATCCATACCATTCATCGATAGCAATATGGATGAATTCATGAATGGAATGATCTATCCAAGATTAATGAATCAGGAAAAAACGTTTGTCGTTACGGCAAATCCAGAAATAGTTGAGTATGCAAATGAACATCAGGATTATAAGGACATCATTATGTCGGCTGATTACATCACTCCGGATGGCATTGGTATTATTATGGCCTCTAAATGGCTAAATCAACCTTTACAAGAGCGGATTACAGGATTCGACTTGATGAATGAATTATTTCGTGTCGCTGATGAAAAAGCGCTGAAGGTATATCTGCTTGGAGCGGAGGAACACATTATTGAAACAGCGGCCCTTAAAGTAAAAGAGCTATACCCTGGCCTCGAGTTGGTGGGATATAACCATGGTTATATCGATATTAAGGACGATAGCCTGGCCAAGTCCATAGCGGAACTTGAACCTGACATCATTTTGACTGCATTAGGGTTTCCTAGGCAGGAAAAGTGGGTTTCCAGGCATTATCCGCTATTTAAAAAAGGAATCTTCATGGGAGTTGGGGGAAGCTTTGATGTACTTGCAGGAAAGGTGAACCGCGCCCCGGTTTTCTGGCAGAAGATGCGTCTTGAATGGTTGTACCGACTGATCCAGCAACCTTCACGGTGGAAACGGATGCTTGCTTTGCCAAGATTCGTATTCAAGGTTAGACGGTTAAGGAAAACGGTACAGCGTTCCTGA
- a CDS encoding sensor histidine kinase, translated as MSIKKVDAKALDKILETMVSTVSESKDEVFDIGEQCRNDFESLTKELDDVKIRVAIVITDSDALDSKARFARKRLSEVSMHFNHFSEEQVRDAYERAHKLQVDLQINRQLEKELRNRRDELELRLRGLQQTIDKAVHLVSQISVVQNYLMQDLKFVGEALQEAKRKQDFGLKIIEAQEQERKKLSREIHDGPAQMLANVMMRSDLIERVQRERGPDEALVEIRSLKVMVRNALYEVRRIIYDLRPMALDDLGLVPTLRKYLQTTEDYNTGVHLNFVNLGQVKRLPSDMEVALFRLVQEAVQNSLKHAEPKQVQVKLSISKEMVTVVVKDDGKGFDSSIQKEGSFGLVGMRERVELLEGEMTIDSQPGAGTLVFIQIPYHL; from the coding sequence ATGTCCATAAAAAAGGTTGATGCTAAAGCATTGGACAAGATCTTAGAAACAATGGTGAGCACTGTTAGTGAAAGTAAGGATGAAGTCTTTGATATCGGCGAACAATGCCGAAACGACTTTGAATCATTAACAAAAGAGCTCGACGATGTGAAAATTAGGGTCGCCATTGTGATAACCGACAGCGATGCACTGGACTCAAAGGCCAGGTTTGCTCGAAAAAGGCTTTCCGAAGTCAGTATGCACTTCAACCATTTTTCTGAAGAACAGGTACGCGATGCTTATGAAAGGGCACATAAGCTGCAAGTCGATTTACAAATAAACAGGCAATTGGAGAAAGAGCTCCGTAATCGCCGGGATGAACTTGAATTAAGGTTAAGAGGTTTACAGCAGACGATCGATAAAGCGGTGCATCTCGTCTCGCAAATATCGGTTGTACAGAATTATTTGATGCAGGATCTTAAATTTGTAGGGGAAGCCCTCCAAGAAGCGAAACGCAAACAGGACTTCGGCTTGAAAATAATCGAAGCCCAGGAGCAGGAACGTAAAAAGCTCTCACGTGAAATTCATGATGGTCCGGCTCAAATGCTGGCGAACGTCATGATGCGTTCTGATCTGATAGAGCGAGTGCAACGCGAGAGAGGTCCTGATGAAGCGCTGGTTGAAATCCGCAGTTTAAAGGTCATGGTAAGGAATGCTTTATATGAAGTGCGCAGAATCATCTATGATCTTCGCCCTATGGCACTTGATGATCTAGGCCTTGTACCTACCCTCAGAAAGTACCTGCAAACGACCGAAGACTATAATACTGGCGTGCATTTGAATTTCGTCAACCTTGGGCAGGTCAAAAGGCTTCCTTCCGATATGGAGGTCGCTTTATTCAGGCTGGTTCAGGAGGCTGTACAAAATTCATTGAAGCATGCAGAGCCAAAACAGGTTCAAGTTAAACTGTCCATTTCCAAAGAGATGGTGACCGTCGTCGTCAAGGATGATGGAAAAGGGTTTGACTCTTCGATCCAAAAAGAAGGTTCATTTGGCCTGGTAGGCATGAGGGAAAGAGTCGAGCTGCTAGAAGGTGAAATGACGATCGATTCACAACCAGGGGCGGGCACTTTGGTGTTTATACAGATTCCCTATCATTTATAA
- a CDS encoding YigZ family protein, translating into MLTQYLTVTGRGEHEIVIEKSRFISHIARVETEEAAQAFIQEIKKKHKDATHNCSAYMIGEQNQIQKALDDGEPSGTAGVPILEVLKKKELKDTAVVVTRYFGGIKLGAGGLIRAYSKATSEGINATGVVIRNLMRVISTTVDYTWLGKLENELRSSIYQIKEIKYLEQVDIQVYVEEKQKEAYTAWMTELTNGQGQITEGEMLYLEQEFA; encoded by the coding sequence ATGCTCACTCAATATTTAACGGTGACAGGACGCGGCGAACATGAAATCGTCATTGAAAAATCCCGTTTTATTTCCCACATCGCCAGGGTCGAAACCGAAGAAGCCGCACAGGCCTTTATCCAGGAAATCAAGAAAAAGCATAAAGATGCAACACATAATTGTTCAGCCTATATGATAGGGGAACAAAATCAAATCCAAAAAGCCCTTGACGATGGAGAACCTAGCGGTACAGCAGGCGTCCCTATCCTTGAAGTTCTAAAGAAAAAAGAACTGAAAGACACCGCCGTTGTCGTCACACGGTATTTTGGTGGCATCAAACTTGGTGCAGGAGGTCTCATTCGCGCTTACAGTAAAGCGACTTCAGAAGGAATAAATGCCACTGGTGTAGTCATTAGAAACTTAATGCGGGTCATTTCGACAACCGTCGACTATACCTGGCTTGGAAAATTGGAAAATGAACTGCGATCTTCGATTTATCAAATAAAGGAAATCAAGTACCTTGAACAGGTCGATATCCAAGTATATGTTGAAGAAAAACAAAAAGAGGCATATACCGCCTGGATGACAGAGCTGACAAATGGTCAAGGCCAAATTACAGAAGGCGAAATGCTTTATTTGGAACAGGAATTCGCTTGA
- a CDS encoding glycosyltransferase family 4 protein — translation MLIGALLVAFLLSIFLTPFVGKLAFKLGATDKPSERKVHSKIMPRMGGLAIFLSFSITFLIFTNDLWEQLPLLVGALVIILIGMADDIFELRAAPKFLGQILAALIIVLWGGLQVEFINLPFFTDTLEFGVLSIPITILWIVSIINAINLIDGLDGLAGGVSTIALVTIATMALIKGDLFVAMVALIVIGSTLGFLKYNFHPAKIFMGDTGALFLGYIIAVLSLLGFKNVTMISLIVPIIILGVPISDTFFAIIRRLVNKQPISAADKSHLHHCLINLGFTHKQTVLLIYALAACFGLAAIIFSFATMWGALILVTGLLLIIEIFVEKIGLVNSNYQPLLKMLNFKNKP, via the coding sequence ATGTTAATAGGGGCCTTGTTGGTAGCCTTTTTATTATCCATTTTTTTGACTCCTTTTGTCGGAAAGTTGGCCTTTAAATTAGGAGCTACCGATAAACCGAGTGAGCGAAAAGTGCATAGTAAAATTATGCCGCGCATGGGCGGTTTAGCTATATTTTTGAGTTTTTCCATTACATTCTTAATTTTTACGAATGACTTGTGGGAGCAATTGCCTCTTCTAGTAGGTGCTCTTGTCATCATATTAATTGGAATGGCTGATGATATTTTTGAATTAAGAGCTGCACCCAAATTCCTGGGCCAGATTTTGGCTGCCCTCATTATCGTATTATGGGGCGGTCTTCAAGTGGAATTCATCAATTTGCCGTTCTTTACCGATACACTTGAATTTGGTGTTTTAAGTATTCCGATCACCATTTTGTGGATTGTCAGCATCATTAATGCAATCAACCTGATAGATGGACTGGATGGTCTTGCAGGCGGTGTCTCGACAATCGCATTAGTGACAATTGCAACAATGGCCCTTATTAAAGGGGATCTATTCGTTGCCATGGTTGCATTGATCGTGATTGGAAGCACTCTTGGCTTTTTGAAATATAACTTTCATCCGGCAAAGATTTTCATGGGAGATACAGGTGCCTTATTCTTAGGTTACATCATTGCTGTCCTGTCCCTGCTAGGATTTAAAAACGTTACGATGATTTCCTTGATCGTACCGATCATCATCTTGGGTGTTCCCATTTCGGATACATTTTTCGCGATTATCCGCAGGCTCGTCAATAAACAGCCGATCTCGGCTGCTGATAAATCCCATTTGCATCACTGTTTGATAAACTTGGGATTCACTCATAAGCAGACTGTCTTGCTCATTTACGCTTTAGCTGCTTGCTTCGGCTTAGCGGCGATAATCTTTTCATTTGCAACGATGTGGGGAGCTTTGATCCTTGTTACCGGACTCCTGCTGATCATAGAGATTTTTGTGGAGAAAATTGGTTTGGTCAATTCAAACTATCAGCCATTGCTGAAGATGCTCAACTTTAAAAACAAGCCATGA